The Pyxidicoccus sp. MSG2 DNA segment GGTCGCCTGTCTTCCGGAGACCATCTGCGCCCACTGCGCATCATGGCGGACGGGCCAAGGGAGCGCCACACGACGCGGCAGCCCTCCCGTACTGGGGGGCGATATGCGATTCACGGCGCGGCGTTTTTCGGAGCGAGTCCACCACGCACCACTGGACGCGAAGGAGCCGCCATGAAACGCCTGCTGCTGTCGACCGCCACTGCCCTCTCCCTGCTCGGCACGGGCTGCGCCGCCACCTCGGGCGCCCATGCCTCCACCAGTAGCGTCGCCCTGGGTGACGCCTCCGGCGAGCCCCTGCGCATCGAAGGTCCGGCCATCACCGGTCCCCACTCGTCCCTCGTCATCGGGGAGGACGGCATGCGCGGCCGCTTCCGGACCCGGAACGTCTCCCTCAAGTGGGACTACCAGCAGATGACCGGCTCGGTAGGGGACCTCGCCACCGACCTGCAGCTCGCGGAAGGGGACGACACCCGCGTCTGGGGCACCTTCGGTGGCCTCGCGGTGGACCTCACCGAGGACGGGACGTGGCTGCATGGCCGCGTGGGCGAGTGCGCCTACGCCCTCAAGCGCGAGGGGGACGGGTTCAAGGGCATGCGGGAGTGCGGCCAGGTGCTGGAGAAGGACATCGACGTATCCTTCCCCCAGGCGCTCGCCACCCGGCCGGTGGGCGAGCGGGCCGCGCTGATGACGCTGATGCTGGTGAACACCAAGGCGAAGCCCGTGGCGCCCCGGATGGGCATCGCGCCCAGGGGCGGCGTCGAGCGCAACAACAAGTTCAGCGACTGCCGCTACGCCAGCTTCTGAGGGGCCCCGCGACAGTCCGGCAGATATGCGCCCGACGGGCGGGCGTTCTGCTGGGGGAAGGTTTTCGAGACATGCCCTGGCCACACACCGGGCCAGGGCTCGCGCGCTCCGTCACCTTGAGGGGGGTGACGGGGCGCGCTTTTTTTCAAGCCCCGGGGCTCAGGTGCCCGTGGCGGCGGCGGGCGTCGCGGGCTCGTGGGGCTCGATGAGGCCGTACTGGCCATCCTTGCGCCGGTAGACGATGCACAGCGCATCCGACTCCACGTTGTGGAAGACGTAGAAGTCGTTGTTCATCAGGTTCATCTGCATCACCGCGTCATCCACCGACAGCGGCTTGACGGCCAGGTGGGTGGCCCGGACGACGCGCGCGGAGGGCGGCACGGAGTTCGTCGTCATGGGCGCCACGGAGGCCGGCCTCGGCTCGGGGGCCGCGCCCTGCGCCTCGTCGGTGTACGTGGCCACCTCGTCGGAGTCCGGAGGCATCTCGAACACCGCGTGACGGACCTTGAGGTGATTCACCAGGTCCTGCCGGTGGTGGACGCGCTCCTTGCCGTGATGCGTCTTCAGCTTGTCCCGGTAGCGCCGCAGCTGCCGCTCGATTTTGTCCATCGCCAGGTCGATGGACGCGTACATGTCGTCGCTCTTCTCACGCCCTCTCAAGACCCACGCGCCCGAATGGATGGTGATGTCCGCGTGGTGGAGGTGCCGCTCCAGCGAGAGCACCACGTGGGCTTCCCCGGCCCTGTCCAGCAATCGGTTCACCCGTTCGACCTTCTCTCGGGCGTACTCCTTGAGGGAATCCGACGTGCCGAATTGACGGAAGGTGATGTTGAACTGCATGCGCGGCTGCCTCCTAGGGAGAGAGGGGAGCTCCGTGACAGATCAGAAACGGTCTGACCCCGCGAAAGCAACCCGCCCCCCCAGGTTCCCTCTTCCCGAGCGCACCGCGCGTCCGAGGCCGGACATCCGGAAGCAACCGGGCGTCGCTGGCCTCGGCCCGCATTGAGTCCCGGGCCCGCGAGCCTGCTAGACTCACGCGCCGCGTCAGCTCGGACTACTGGATGGTGACGACCCGCTCCTCCGAGTGGAACACCGCTCCGCTGCACGAGGCCACGCCCGCGCATTCCAGCACCGTGGCGCTCGCGCTCCCGCTCAGCGTCAGCAGGTGGTTGGCCACCGGCGTGCTCGCGGGGATGGTGAAGGTGACGAGCCCTCCGTCCTGCGTGGAGGGCACGGTGGCCGCGGCCGTGCCGCCCTCGCGCAACAGGGTGACGGTGACGGGGCCGGGGACTTCGTCGCTCGGCTGCCAGCGGTACGAGTAGGCCTGCCCGCGCGACAACCGGTCCGCGGCGCCAGCGCCCTCGAAGGAGAAGGTGCGCTTGGCCTTGCCGTTGTCGAGGACGAGGGACACGGTGCCGCTGCCGTCCTGGATGACGAAGCGGGCGTCCTCGACGGGCTGCTGCGCCCAGACGTTGGGGTCCACGTCGAGGAAGGCGCGGGTGGGCTCGCACACGTCCCGGCCCGCGGTGCCGTTGATGCCCCCGAGCTCCAGCGTCATCGGCTGGCCGTTGAAGGTGGCCGTGGCGCCGTCATTCAGGCGGGTGCAGCGCTCACCGCCGGCCAGGGAGAAGTCGAGCGTGACGCGGTGGGCGCCGGGCGGCTCCACGCCCTCGAAGACGTCCACGTCGCTGATGGCCCAGGTGAGCGTGCGGTCCGCCAGCCCGGTGAGGGAGAGCGTCTCGGATTCGGCGTCGTCACCGCAGCCCGTCAGCAGGCCGACCGTCACGAGCGAGCCCACGACGGTGACGGCCGCACGACGAAGAGAGGAGAGGAGGTGCATACGTGCCGCACCCTATACCCACCGGGCCCCGGAACCGGGAGCGAACGGCGGGGCAGGTGTCCGGTTTCAGCGGGCGAGGAAGCCCTCCAGGCGGGCCTTCACCTCGGGCCACTCGGTGTCGATGACGCTGTAGTACGCGCTGTCGCGCACGAAGCCGCCCCGCACCAGCATGTGGTTGCGGAGGATGCCCTCGAACTTCGCGCCCATCCGTTCAATGGCCGCGCGGGAGCGCACGTTGCGCCGGTCCGTCTTGAGCTGGACACGCATGCACCCGAGCGTCTCGAAGGCGTGGCGCAGCAGCAGGTATTTGCACTCGGTGTTGATGCGCGTGCGCCAGACGCGGCGGGCCAGCCACGTGAAGCCAATCTCCAGCGTCCGGTTGTCGCGCTGGATGTCCAGGTAGCGCGTGCTGCCCACCGGCTGGCCCGTCTCGCGCTCCAGGATGACGAAGGCCTGGTCCGTGCCGCGCTCCGCCCCGGCGAGCGCGCCGGAGATGAAGTCCTCCACGTCCGCCCGAGTGCTCAGCACGCGCGAGAACCAGGTGAAGATTTCGGGCTCGCACAGCGCCGCCAGCGCCGGCGCATGCTCCCGCCGCAGCGGCTCCAGTCGGACGGCCTGCCCCTCCAGGACGACGGGCGGGACGACGAGCGGCACGGGCTCGCGGCGGGGCGAGTCAGCGGAATCAGACGGGGAAACGCTCATGGCACGGCACTGTGCCGCCATGCGGGCACGGTGACCAGGGACAGTCTCCCGAGGGGGAGGCCGTCACAGTCACCGGCCCGGACTTCGGAGCCTGTTCGAGGCTCAGTAGTACCGCTTGCGCTTGCTGCTCGGGAGGATGCCCAGCACCTCTCGGTACTTGGCCACCGTGCGGCGGGCAATCTCGGTGCCCTGCGCGCGCAGGAGCTCCACAATCTTCTGGTCCGAGTACGGATTGCGCGGGTCTTCCTGCGACACCAGCTGCTTGATGTGGTGCTTCACCGCCTCGCTCGCGGTGTCCTCACCGGAGACGCGGGCGATGGACGAGTTGAAGAAATACTTCAGCTCGAAGATGCCCTGCGGCGTGTGCACGTACTTGCTGGTGGTGACGCGGCTCACCGTGGACTCGTGCATGCCGATGTCCTCGGCCACGTCGCGCAGGATGAGCGGCTTCAGGTGGGCGATGCCCTTGTCCAGGAAGTCCCGCTGGAACTTGATGATGCTCTCGGTGACCTTGTAGATGGTCCGCTGGCGCTGGTGGATGGAGCGGATGAGCCACATCGCGCTGCGCAGCTTGTCCTGGATGAAGTCCTTCGTCTGGCCGGGGCCCACGGCGCCCGTCTTCAGCGCGTTCCGGTAGGTGCCGGAGATGCGCAGCTTGGACAGGCCGTCGTCGTTGAGCACCACCGTGTAGTCTTCCCCCATCTTGTAGACGAAGACATCCGGGGTGATGTACTGCGCGTCGTCGCCGCTGAAGTTGCGGCCCGGCTTCGGGTCCAGCTTGGGCAGCAGCTTCACCGCCTCCACCACCTCCTCCATGGGGACCTTCAGGTCCTTGGCGATGGCGGGCAGGTTCTTCGACTCCAGGTACTTCATGTGGCGCTTGATGATGAGGCCGAGCAGGGCCGCGCCCTTCTCCTTCATCCCCTGGAGCTGGATGAGCAGGCACTCCTGCAAGTCACGAGCGCCGCAGCCGCGGGGCTCCAGCCGCTGGATGCGGCTCAGGGTCCGCTCCGCCACGTGCATGGGCACGTCCGCCTCGTTGGCCAGGCGGATGAGCGGGTCTCCGTCGACGTCCGGCAGCTTGAGGTAGCCGTCGTCATCCAGGTTGCCGAGGATGAGCATGGCGACGCGGCGCTCGGCGTCGTTCAGGCGCAGCGTGCCCAGCTGCTCCTGGATGTGGTCGACCAGGTCCTCCTTCTTCACGAGGTTGGCCTCGAACGACGGCAGGTCGTCCGTGGCCACGTTGCCCTTGTTGGAGGCGGTGGTCGGCTCGTTGAACTGGTAGCTGTTGAGGTACTGCTCCCAGTCGATTTCCGGCGGGCCCTCGCCGTCGGCCTTGAACTCGGGGGCGGTGTCGGCCGTGGCGGCCGGCATCTCCATGTCGCGGGGCACCTCGGCGTTGTCCGCCTCCAGGGAGGCCTCGCCCGGCTCCTTGTCGACCAGGTCGCCAGGCGCCTGCTCGTCCGGCTGCTCAAGGAGCGGGTTCTGCTCCATCTCCTCGCGGACCTGCTCGAGCAGTTCCATGCGCGAAAGCTGGAGGAGCTTGATGGCCTGCTGCAGCTGCGGCGTCATCACCAGCTGCTGCGCAAGCTTCAGGCTTTGTTTCAGTTCCATCGCCATGAGACGGGGCTCCCGAGTTGACTCAGTCCCTCACAATCTGGGACCACAATCAAAGACCGTGCCAACGTAACAAGATGCCCCGGGTTCGTCTAGTGGCGAAAAGGTGGTCCCTTGCTTGCATAGTTCAAATTCTGCAAGGAAACCAACATGTTACACACACTCCGCGTGAGGCGCGGGTGTTCACCGGCCGACGCAAAAGCGAGGCCAACCCATCTTAGTCACTCGGTTGGCTGGTGGGGAGTCGTGTTCAGAGCGCCTGTTGCAGGCGGAAGCGCTCTCCCAGGTAGACGGCGCGCGCCTTGGGGGAGGCGGCAATCTGGGCGGGAGTGCCCTCTTCGAGAATCTGCCCCTGTGCGATGATGTACGCGCGGTCGCAGATGCCGAGGGTGTCCTGGACGTTGTGGTCGGTGATGAGGACGCCGAGGCCGCGCTCGCGCAGGAGGAAGATCTGCCGCTGGAGGTCGCCCACGTTGATGGGGTCCACGCCGGCGAAGGGCTCGTCGAAGAGGATGAAGCGGGGCTGGGGAATCAGGCTGCGGGCAATCTCCGCGCGGCGGCGCTCGCCACCGGAGAGCGTCTCGCCCAGCGACTCGGCGACGTGCGAGAGGCCGAACTCCTCCATGAGGGCGTCGGCGCGCTGCTCGCGGGTGCGCTTGTCCAGGCCCTTCTGGAGCTCCAGCACGGACAGGAAGTTGTCGCGCACGGTGAGCTTGCGGAACACGGAGGCTTCCTGCGGCAGATAGCCCACGCCGCGGCGCGCGCGGCGGTGCATGGGCAGGTGGGTGAGGTCCTCGTCGCCCACGCGCACGCGGCCGG contains these protein-coding regions:
- a CDS encoding GNAT family N-acetyltransferase, with the translated sequence MSVSPSDSADSPRREPVPLVVPPVVLEGQAVRLEPLRREHAPALAALCEPEIFTWFSRVLSTRADVEDFISGALAGAERGTDQAFVILERETGQPVGSTRYLDIQRDNRTLEIGFTWLARRVWRTRINTECKYLLLRHAFETLGCMRVQLKTDRRNVRSRAAIERMGAKFEGILRNHMLVRGGFVRDSAYYSVIDTEWPEVKARLEGFLAR
- the rpoN gene encoding RNA polymerase factor sigma-54; translated protein: MAMELKQSLKLAQQLVMTPQLQQAIKLLQLSRMELLEQVREEMEQNPLLEQPDEQAPGDLVDKEPGEASLEADNAEVPRDMEMPAATADTAPEFKADGEGPPEIDWEQYLNSYQFNEPTTASNKGNVATDDLPSFEANLVKKEDLVDHIQEQLGTLRLNDAERRVAMLILGNLDDDGYLKLPDVDGDPLIRLANEADVPMHVAERTLSRIQRLEPRGCGARDLQECLLIQLQGMKEKGAALLGLIIKRHMKYLESKNLPAIAKDLKVPMEEVVEAVKLLPKLDPKPGRNFSGDDAQYITPDVFVYKMGEDYTVVLNDDGLSKLRISGTYRNALKTGAVGPGQTKDFIQDKLRSAMWLIRSIHQRQRTIYKVTESIIKFQRDFLDKGIAHLKPLILRDVAEDIGMHESTVSRVTTSKYVHTPQGIFELKYFFNSSIARVSGEDTASEAVKHHIKQLVSQEDPRNPYSDQKIVELLRAQGTEIARRTVAKYREVLGILPSSKRKRYY
- the hpf gene encoding ribosome hibernation-promoting factor, HPF/YfiA family; translation: MQFNITFRQFGTSDSLKEYAREKVERVNRLLDRAGEAHVVLSLERHLHHADITIHSGAWVLRGREKSDDMYASIDLAMDKIERQLRRYRDKLKTHHGKERVHHRQDLVNHLKVRHAVFEMPPDSDEVATYTDEAQGAAPEPRPASVAPMTTNSVPPSARVVRATHLAVKPLSVDDAVMQMNLMNNDFYVFHNVESDALCIVYRRKDGQYGLIEPHEPATPAAATGT
- the lptB gene encoding LPS export ABC transporter ATP-binding protein, which encodes MSAKLSAEGLEKTYRKRKVVGGVSFTVAPGEVVGLLGPNGAGKTTSFNMVVGLVTPDAGRVRVGDEDLTHLPMHRRARRGVGYLPQEASVFRKLTVRDNFLSVLELQKGLDKRTREQRADALMEEFGLSHVAESLGETLSGGERRRAEIARSLIPQPRFILFDEPFAGVDPINVGDLQRQIFLLRERGLGVLITDHNVQDTLGICDRAYIIAQGQILEEGTPAQIAASPKARAVYLGERFRLQQAL